A stretch of the Victivallis lenta genome encodes the following:
- a CDS encoding glucose-1-phosphate cytidylyltransferase → MNGPRQPMPPAMILCGGQGTRLREVTELLPKPMVPIGEQPIVWHIMRCFAAFGVRRFILCLGYKREEFIDYFLNFHARSTDITVKLGKDHGIVYHGEAYEADWEVTLADTGIETMTGGRVRRASRYLAPEDREFFLTYGDGVADIDIGALLDFHRASDRLLTVSAVHPEGRFGEMKLDGDRVTGFAEKPLRTGSYVNGGFMVVDRQFLPRYLDDAEDCYFEAAPMREAMRDGEMAARRHEGFWQCMDTPREHRLLSDLWNSGAAPWTKYWQE, encoded by the coding sequence ATGAATGGACCGCGACAGCCGATGCCGCCGGCAATGATTCTCTGCGGCGGCCAGGGCACCCGGCTGAGGGAAGTGACCGAGCTGCTTCCGAAACCGATGGTTCCGATCGGCGAGCAGCCGATCGTCTGGCATATCATGCGCTGTTTCGCGGCTTTCGGCGTGCGCCGGTTCATCCTCTGTCTCGGCTACAAGCGCGAGGAGTTCATCGACTATTTCCTGAATTTTCACGCCCGGTCGACCGACATCACGGTCAAGCTCGGCAAGGATCACGGCATTGTCTACCACGGCGAAGCCTACGAGGCGGACTGGGAGGTTACGCTGGCAGACACCGGCATCGAAACCATGACCGGCGGCCGGGTGCGCCGCGCATCGCGTTACCTCGCGCCGGAAGACCGTGAATTCTTTCTCACCTACGGCGACGGAGTGGCGGACATCGATATCGGCGCGCTGCTCGATTTTCACCGTGCTTCAGACAGGCTGCTGACGGTCTCCGCCGTCCACCCCGAGGGGAGATTCGGCGAAATGAAGCTCGACGGCGACCGCGTGACCGGCTTTGCCGAAAAACCGCTGCGGACCGGCAGCTACGTCAACGGCGGCTTCATGGTCGTCGACCGGCAGTTCCTGCCGCGTTATCTCGACGACGCGGAAGACTGTTATTTCGAGGCCGCGCCGATGCGCGAAGCCATGCGCGACGGCGAGATGGCCGCCCGCCGTCACGAGGGGTTCTGGCAGTGCATGGATACGCCGCGGGAACACCGGCTGCTCTCCGACCTCTGGAACTCCGGCGCCGCGCCGTGGACCAAATACTGGCAGGAGTGA
- a CDS encoding class I SAM-dependent methyltransferase, translating into MERNTVQTEPCKTNLFAEYGKSLMVHVDMSPGQRILDLGCGTGALTAELAKNGANVLGIDNSAEKIVKARFSHPELMFAEIDALELPYNEEFDTVFSNSVFHWIPNVDRLLAEIRRALKPGGKLVCEFGAASNIATMRQAFAAACARRGREYRERFYCPTPDEFFDRLKAAGFEPERVLEFDRQTPLPGGAEGLRRWVRCFLADELSVFGAAVQEQILSEVETACRPLLWNGEEFVVDYRRLRAVAFRG; encoded by the coding sequence ATGGAGAGGAATACGGTACAGACGGAACCCTGCAAAACCAATCTGTTCGCCGAGTACGGCAAATCGCTGATGGTGCATGTGGACATGTCGCCGGGGCAGCGGATTCTCGACCTCGGCTGCGGCACCGGCGCGCTGACTGCCGAGCTCGCGAAGAACGGCGCGAACGTGCTCGGCATCGACAACTCCGCCGAAAAGATCGTCAAGGCCCGCTTCAGCCATCCGGAGCTGATGTTCGCTGAGATCGACGCGCTCGAGCTCCCGTACAACGAGGAGTTCGACACGGTGTTCTCGAACTCGGTTTTCCACTGGATTCCGAACGTGGACCGGCTGCTCGCCGAGATCCGGCGCGCGTTGAAGCCGGGCGGCAAACTGGTCTGCGAATTCGGTGCGGCGAGCAATATCGCGACCATGCGCCAGGCGTTTGCAGCGGCCTGTGCGCGACGCGGGCGGGAGTACCGCGAACGCTTCTACTGCCCGACGCCGGACGAGTTCTTCGACCGGCTGAAGGCGGCCGGTTTCGAACCGGAGCGCGTGCTTGAATTCGACCGCCAGACGCCGCTGCCCGGCGGAGCGGAAGGGCTGCGCCGCTGGGTCCGCTGTTTCCTGGCTGATGAATTGTCCGTGTTCGGCGCCGCAGTGCAGGAGCAGATTCTTTCGGAGGTCGAGACCGCCTGCCGTCCGCTGCTCTGGAACGGCGAGGAGTTCGTGGTGGATTACCGCCGCCTCCGGGCCGTCGCCTTCAGGGGCTGA